In Pectinophora gossypiella chromosome 5, ilPecGoss1.1, whole genome shotgun sequence, a genomic segment contains:
- the LOC126366974 gene encoding uncharacterized protein K02A2.6-like — protein MSRSLSANFGILTSYDHNVHTWKTYKGRITQWFIANDINETSDSTGEKRRAILLSALTENTYKLASDLALPKELESVPYQDILNLLDNHFTTKRVGFSERHNFYAATQRADESHKQWAGRLRGVTAHCRFANVEEALRDRFILGMVPGIEKQKLYAQDMADVTLAKAVELAENHRTAHTGAGATARGPADAAVSPDEQLFKIAPGRQGNIAVNKEKVKCSVCGYNNHKSSECRYANYVCKKCNVKGHLRRMCRNKVNYVNLGTGAGSDDDYDDGKLFNIRSQRGEPLIESIKINGTSFKFEVDSGSAVTVISKQMYLQYFKDVPLSKTSKRLSTYTGNKIECSGFVRLQVAYADKEHFLDAYVVENGGPPLLGRDFISLFNLQLLPVNYCVQSDVPIEELQKRYPKLFSDKLGAFNKYKINLPLKEGVRPVFFKARPIAFSLRDKVGAEIDRLVEIGVLKPVEHAEYASPVVPVLKRNGSVRLCADYSVSINKQLIIEQYPLPTIKELFSKLYGGQQFTKLDLSMAYNQFLLDDESQSITCINTHKGLFKYTRLVFGLASAPAIFQRAMECVLAGMEGVTCLLDDILITGKNKDEHMERLHAVLQRLESAGLTLQKEKCDFFKNEVHYLGYIINSKGLKKSPEKVQAILKAPEPQSVNQLQSFLGLVNYYRNFVANASSILSPLYDLLKKRTKWTWDQVHMDAFKTIKKLLASEQVLTHYNQDAKLILTVDASPTGLGAILSQVDDDGIERPISFASRTLNTAEKHYSQIQKEATAIIFGVRRFHQYLYGRSIPFTLRTDHKPLISIFGPYKGIPEVSANRLQRYAIFLGGYNYVIEYIRSADNSADFLSRASLPEPGSSSATPPAMTGTAAGARAARAHQDDDTVCDRAAYVCFVVEGSMPVTVSDIRNETNKDVILSQVKKCVMNGWPDRIFNVQLKPYSLCKTQLSYENGCIMRGHKVVIPETLRNKVLSDLHASHLGVVKTKAEARARFWFPGIDDAIENMIGTCNVCIQLRPSPARAPISPWARPPQPFQRLHIDFLGPINGRTYLVIVDASTKWVEVYDMVTNTTTSAVIEKMCDCFSRFGLPNTIVSDNGTAFCSKEFRHFCSLNGTSHVTSPAYHPASNGQAESFVKIVKKGIKSSLLGSNSVRESKIKLLKYLMDYRNSIHSITGNSPSQLVFGRKLKTRLDLINPKLSSPSIPDSNKNVIPTKQCTQMNKPRRNLCFKKGDIVLYKKYTSKSVYKWGKGIVERRIGKVIYLVKDLETTLLIKKHVNQIVQYKGTGKDLGREIPDGNVKILPGCTTPPPPPSPSLSQPPPPYTPSSLPPLSSPSLPALPLPSSRSPLPPQALPPPTSPLTSSSETPETMTDEDNPEREASKGAAEPDVTQPVHIPVEDEFLEAKSQSDSESEPEEVPRRILRKRPSLLDFRKYF, from the coding sequence ATGTCTCGAAGTTTAAGTGCCAATTTCGGTATATTAACTAGTTATGACCATAATGTGCATACTTGGAAAACGTACAAGGGGCGAATTACACAATGGTTCATAGCTAACGACATTAACGAAACCAGTGACAGTACAGGAGAAAAACGACGTGCTATTTTGTTGAGCGCACTCACAGAAAACACATACAAGCTCGCTTCTGACTTAGCGCTGCCAAAGGAGCTTGAGAGTGTACCATATCAAGATATTTTgaatcttctagataatcattTCACTACAAAGCGGGTAGGATTCAGCGAGCGTCATAATTTCTATGCGGCCACGCAACGAGCCGACGAATCTCACAAACAGTGGGCGGGTAGACTGCGCGGCGTAACGGCTCACTGTCGATTCGCCAATGTGGAAGAAGCGCTCCGAGATAGATTCATCTTGGGCATGGTACCAGGAATAGAAAAGCAAAAGTTATATGCACAGGATATGGCTGATGTGACCTTGGCTAAAGCGGTGGAGTTAGCGGAAAATCACCGAACGGCACATACCGGTGCCGGGGCCACGGCCCGCGGGCCCGCCGACGCCGCCGTGTCTCCCGATGAACAGCTGTTCAAGATTGCGCCCGGTCGACAGGGAAATATCGCGGTAAATAAGGAAAAAGTAAAGTGTTCGGTGTGCGGATATAACAATCATAAAAGTTCGGAGTGTCGTTACGCAAATTATGTGTGCAAAAAGTGCAATGTAAAGGGTCACTTGCGTAGAATGTGTCGGAATAAAGTGAACTACGTTAATTTGGGCACCGGTGCCGGAAGCGATGACGACTACGATGATggtaagttatttaatattcgCTCACAAAGGGGAGAACCATTGATAGAAAGTATAAAGATTAATGGAACAAGTTTTAAGTTTGAAGTAGATAGCGGGTCGGCCGTTACTGTGATATCGAAACAAATGTACCTACAATATTTCAAGGACGTGCCATTGTCTAAAACGAGCAAACGATTGAGTACCTATACAGGAAATAAAATAGAATGCAGCGGATTTGTTCGTTTACAGGTAGCATACGCGGACAAAGAACATTTTCTTGATGCGTATGTAGTGGAAAACGGTGGGCCTCCGTTATTGGGTAGGGATTTTATCTCCTTATTTAATTTACAACTGTTACCGGTAAATTATTGTGTACAAAGTGACGTTCCGATCGAAGAGTTGCAAAAACGGTACCCAAAATTGTTTTCAGACAAGTTAGGGGCctttaataaatataagataAATCTACCACTTAAAGAAGGGGTAAGaccagttttttttaaagcgcGTCCTATAGCATTCTCGCTGCGCGATAAAGTAGGTGCCGAGATCGACAGATTAGTCGAGATAGGAGTTTTGAAGCCGGTCGAACACGCAGAGTACGCATCACCAGTGGTACCAGTACTAAAACGTAACGGTTCGGTACGATTGTGTGCAGATTATTCGGTGTCAATTAATAAGCAGCTAATAATAGAACAATACCCGCTTCCTACAATCAAAGAGCTGTTTTCAAAATTGTATGGCGGACAGCAATTTACGAAATTAGATCTGTCTATGGCATATAACCAGTTCTTATTAGATGACGAATCACAGTCAATAACCTGCATTAATACACATAAAGGGCTTTTTAAGTACACACGTTTAGTATTTGGATTAGCAAGTGCTCCGGCGATATTCCAGCGCGCAATGGAGTGCGTGCTGGCTGGCATGGAAGGAGTCACGTGTCTTTTGGATGACATTCTAATCACAGGGAAAAATAAAGATGAACATATGGAAAGGTTGCATGCCGTACTTCAGAGGTTAGAAAGTGCAGGACTAACATTGCAAAAGGAGAAGtgcgatttttttaaaaatgaaGTACACTATCTGGGTTACATTATTAATAGTAAGGGGTTAAAAAAATCACCAGAGAAGGTCCAAGCTATTTTAAAAGCACCGGAGCCACAAAGTGTAAATCAACTGCAGTCTTTTCTAGGGCTTGTCAACTATTATAGAAACTTTGTGGCAAACGCATCTTCTATCTTGAGTCCACTTTACGatttattgaaaaaaagaaCTAAATGGACGTGGGACCAAGTACACATGGACgcatttaaaacaattaaaaaacttCTAGCTTCCGAACAGGTATTGACTCATTATAACCAGGATGCGAAGTTAATCTTAACTGTAGATGCTTCTCCAACGGGGTTAGGAGCGATTTTGTCACAGGTGGATGACGACGGTATCGAAAGGCCAATCTCATTCGCGTCGCGAACCCTAAATACCGCAGAAAAACATTATTCGCAGATACAAAAGGAAGCAACTGCAATAATATTCGGTGTGCGCAGATTTCATCAATATTTATATGGCCGATCGATCCCGTTTACTCTACGTACTGACCACAAGCCATTAATATCCATATTTGGTCCATACAAAGGTATCCCAGAAGTATCCGCAAATCGTTTACAACGATACGCAATATTTTTGGGAGGCTATAATTATGTAATCGAATACATACGCAGCGCGGACAATAGTGCAGATTTCTTATCGCGCGCCAGCCTGCCGGAGCCTGGGTCATCGAGCGCCACACCCCCCGCCATGACTGGGACAGCGgcgggggcgcgggcggcgcgggcgcatcaAGATGATGATACTGTATGTGACCGCGCGGCGTACGTTTGTTTTGTTGTGGAGGGGAGTATGCCGGTGACGGTAAGTGATATTCGCAATGAAACAAACAAAGATGTTATATTAagtcaggtaaaaaaatgtgttatgaACGGGTGGCCAGATAGGATTTTTAATGTACAGTTGAAGCCTTATTCATTGTGTAAGACACAGTTATCCTATGAAAATGGCTGTATTATGAGAGGCCATAAAGTTGTCATACCGGAGACATTACGAAATAAAGTTTTGTCGGACCTGCATGCGTCACATTTAGGTGTAGTCAAAACAAAAGCGGAGGCGCGCGCGCGATTCTGGTTTCCTGGGATCGATGACGCAATAGAAAACATGATAGGTACGTGCAATGTGTGCATACAGCTGCGTCCTTCACCAGCACGCGCTCCTATTTCACCGTGGGCCCGTCCTCCACAACCGTTCCAAAGATTGCACATTGATTTTTTAGGTCCAATTAATGGTCGCACCTATTTAGTTATAGTCGACGCAAGTACCAAGTGGGTGGAGGTATACGACATGGTTACAAATACTACAACATCAGCTGTAATCGAGAAAATGTGTGACTGTTTTTCCCGATTTGGGTTACCCAATACCATCGTTAGTGACAATGGCACGGCTTTTTGTTCCAAAGAGTTTAGGCATTTTTGTTCGTTAAATGGTACATCACACGTGACGTCACCTGCGTATCACCCCGCCAGCAACGGGCAAGCGGAATCCTTcgtaaaaattgtaaaaaaggGTATAAAGTCGAGTCTATTAGGAAGTAATAGCGTGAgggaaagtaaaattaaattacttaaatacttGATGGACTACCGCAACTCAATACATTCTATCACTGGTAACTCACCTTCTCAGCTTGTATTTGGTCGAAAACTCAAAACACGGTTGGATTTAATTAACCCAAAGTTGTCATCGCCTTCGATACCGGACTCCAATAAAAATGTGATTCCTACTAAACAGTGTACGCAAATGAATAAACCACGAAGGAATTTATGTTTCAAGAAAGGAGatattgtattatataaaaaatatacttctaAGAGTGTTTATAAATGGGGTAAGGGAATTGTTGAAAGAAGAATAGGTAAAgtgatttatttagtaaaagatttggAAACTACcttgttaattaaaaaacatgTTAATCAAATAGTTCAATATAAAGGGACAGGAAAAGACCTAGGCCGGGAAATACCAGACGGCAACGTAAAAATCCTACCAGGATGTACTACGCCACCGCCACCTCCGTCGCCGTCACTGTCACAGCCGCCACCTCCGTATACACCGTCGTCACTGCCGCCGCTATCGTCGCCATCGCTGCCAGCTCTGCCGTTACCGTCGTCGCGGTCACCATTACCGCCACAGGCGCTACCACCGCCGACTTCACCATTGACGTCATCGTCAGAAACACCAGAGACGATGACTGATGAAGACAACCCAGAGAGGGAGGCCAGCAAGGGAGCAGCAGAACCTGATGTGACTCAACCGGTACACATACCGGTTGAAGACGAATTCCTCGAGGCAAAGTCGCAAAGCGACTCAGAGAGCGAACCCGAAGAAGTGCCTAGAAGGATCCTCCGAAAGCGTCCCTCGTTGCTAGACTTTAGGAAGTACTTTTAG